The proteins below come from a single Sander vitreus isolate 19-12246 chromosome 15, sanVit1, whole genome shotgun sequence genomic window:
- the socs1a gene encoding suppressor of cytokine signaling 1a — MVADSTVEGHDKTQLSSSSSSPSASSSSSLSSPLARRELALSSRRTELEQLQHRAALVPSVYLTHFPTFSCKEDCKIITDTAAKLERNAFYWGPLGVEEAHRMLRDAPLGSFLIRDSRQKDVFFTLSYHGKSGPVSVRIDYKRQKFSLAGNERSFPTLFALLEHYINSPKKSLSIPYRKWKPTLQELCRKRIMELCGGVSQVSELPLTHVVRDFLLEFPYKL, encoded by the coding sequence ATGGTAGCCGACAGCACAGTGGAAGGCCATGACAAGACCCAGTTGTCAAGCTCATCGTCGTCACCGTCGGCATCCTCATCATCTTCCCTGTCTTCACCGCTGGCTAGGCGCGAGCTCGCTCTCAGCTCACGCCGCACCGAGTTGGAGCAGCTTCAGCATCGGGCCGCTCTAGTCCCTTCTGTGTATCTGACCCACTTCCCCACGTTCTCCTGCAAGGAGGACTGCAAGATCATCACAGACACAGCGGCCAAGCTCGAGCGCAACGCCTTCTACTGGGGTCCTCTGGGAGTGGAGGAAGCCCATCGCATGCTGCGGGACGCGCCGCTGGGCAGCTTCCTCATCCGCGACAGCCGACAGAAAGACGTCTTCTTCACGCTATCCTACCACGGCAAGAGCGGCCCGGTCAGCGTGCGCATTGACTACAAGCGACAAAAGTTCTCACTGGCGGGCAACGAGCGCTCCTTTCCGACACTCTTTGCCCTCTTGGAGCATTACATCAATTCTCCCAAGAAGAGCCTGAGCATTCCGTACAGGAAATGGAAGCCGACGCTGCAGGAGCTGTGCAGGAAGCGCATCATGGAGCTGTGTGGCGGAGTAAGCCAGGTGTCGGAGTTGCCACTCACCCATGTTGTCCGAGACTTCCTGTTGGAATTCCCTTACAAACTATGA